The Anaerobaca lacustris DNA window GACAGCAAAAAGAAAGGGCTGTTCTCGAGTGTAGACGTTCAGTTCTATGGCTACATCAAAGCCGACGGTTCCTACGACTCGTCCCGGACCACGCCCGGCAACTACGTGCTGTGGGTGGACTCAGAGGCCACGCGGAAGAACGACGACGAGTTCAACCTGACCGCCAATGAGACGCGCCTGGGCATGAATTTCAGCGGACCGTCCAGCGAGACGCTGAAGACCTCGGGCAAAGTGGAATTCGATTTCTTCGGAAACTATGCCGACGAGAACAAGGCCAAGATCCAGATGCGCCACGCGTACATGAATCTCGAATGGCCCGAAGCGCAGCTCAGCCTTCTGGCCGGCCAGACCTGGGACGTCATCTCGCCGTTGAACCCGAGCACCCTGAACTACAGCGTGCTCTGGATCGGAGGCAACATCGGGTACCGTCGTCCTCAGGTGCGTCTGACCAAAGGGCTGTCGGTGACGGACAAGGTGAACGTCAAACTGGAGGGTGCGTTGACCCGGACGATCGGCAGACCTGCTTTCGGGGATTCGGAGAGCGGTGAGGATGCCGGCGTGCCCACCGTTCAGGGACGCGTCAGCGCCACGTTTCCGTTCTTCGGTCCCAAGCCGACGACGATCGGCGTCTCGGGACACTTCGGCAAGGAGGAATATGACCTCGATGCGACCGGGCGGAACACGACCATCGAAAGCCAGTCCATCAACCTGGACGTAACCCAGCCTGTCTGCAAGTGGATGACGATCAAGGCCGAGCTGTTCAGCGGCTGGAACCTCAACACCTATCTCGGCGGGATCAACCAGGGAGTCAACACGACCACCCTGCGTCCGATTGACAGCCAGGGAGGCTGGATCGCCGCCAGCCTGGGCCCATGGGGCAAGTGGAGCTCGGCCGTCGGCTTCGGCGCCGACAACGTGGATCGCGATGACGTCGTCGGCAACAACAGCCTCCGGACGCGCAACTCCTGTCTGTTCGGCAACGTTCGCTATGACGTGAACGCCCACGCGCAGGTGGGCCTGGAACTGTCGCGCTGGGACACGAACTACAGAGGAGCGGGCGACGCCAAGGACATGCGCGTCCAGGCGTCGTTCATCTATAAGTTCTGAT harbors:
- a CDS encoding DcaP family trimeric outer membrane transporter, yielding MRTGKWIWICLVALMMSRTCGADDASIDNRLVQLEKEIAELKQTRATSAEPTVSGDSKKKGLFSSVDVQFYGYIKADGSYDSSRTTPGNYVLWVDSEATRKNDDEFNLTANETRLGMNFSGPSSETLKTSGKVEFDFFGNYADENKAKIQMRHAYMNLEWPEAQLSLLAGQTWDVISPLNPSTLNYSVLWIGGNIGYRRPQVRLTKGLSVTDKVNVKLEGALTRTIGRPAFGDSESGEDAGVPTVQGRVSATFPFFGPKPTTIGVSGHFGKEEYDLDATGRNTTIESQSINLDVTQPVCKWMTIKAELFSGWNLNTYLGGINQGVNTTTLRPIDSQGGWIAASLGPWGKWSSAVGFGADNVDRDDVVGNNSLRTRNSCLFGNVRYDVNAHAQVGLELSRWDTNYRGAGDAKDMRVQASFIYKF